A stretch of Dasypus novemcinctus isolate mDasNov1 chromosome 14, mDasNov1.1.hap2, whole genome shotgun sequence DNA encodes these proteins:
- the LOC139436387 gene encoding uncharacterized protein: protein MRDPLPPSAPPSRCRPEARCQRPPPPPTSNAPPAPASTAEGRPEDRPGGWAPGGQALLFQARERWLAPQGPVLPGAPANLGPLLKDHCLPHQTVGRWPPMCQPQAQGLARADPRDTVTVPVKVRSRATAPAHPPRPRSRLGSGCLPSEDAAAPATDISQCSRHRRLTTGTPRPCPWPPPCQPRAPTPSAALPVAPTRQQPRAPTPSAALPVAPTPPAAPGPHPASSPGPPPRQQPRDPTPPAALPVAPTPASSPGPPPRQQPRAPTPASSPRPPPPPAAPGPHPASSPARGPHPTSSPGAPTPASSPRPPPRQQLCPWPPPRQQPRAPNPPAAPGPHPASSPARGPHPASSPGPPPRQQLCPWPPPRQQPRAPNPPAALPVAPTPSAAPGPHPASSPARGPHPVSSPGPPPRQQPCPWPPPRQQPRAPTPPAALPVAPTLSAAPGPHPRQQPCPWPPPRQQPLTPTPPAAPGPHPASSPARGPHPVSSPGPPPRQQPPAPTPPATPSPHPASSPQPPPHQQPRAPTPSAAPGPHPASSPGPPPHQQPCRASFFRAEDGYCAALAPSKPSLGSQSHPFSPLPASVVPSRAPAPCCLPPASGLAPLLPALAAAALQHASSAPCPGLGREAARLAPGALPEGSHRPAGSLKAAPESLIAAPPGAALAESPPTCEVLPGGASGDVPRAAAVQRTEEQASFWAHPPGPRVTLQLGQEA, encoded by the exons ATGCGGGACCCCCTGCCGCCCAGCGCCCCGCCCTCCCGCTGCCGGCCCGAGGCCCGGTGCCaacgcccccccccgccccccacttccaacgccccccccgcccccgcttcCACAGCAGAAGGCAGGCCCGAGGACCGGCCCGGAGGCTGGGCCCCGGGTGGGCAAG CCCTGCTCTTCCAGGCAAGGGAGCGCTGGCTTGCCCCTCAGGGCCCAGTGCTGCCCGGTGCCCCTGCCAACCTTGGGCCCCTCCTCAAGGACCACTGCCTCCCCCATCAGACCGTGGGGCGGTGGCCCCCCATGTGCCAGCCCCAAGCACAGGGCCTGGCCCGAGCAGACCCCAGGGACACGGTCACGGTGCCTGTGAAGGTGCGTTCCCGGGCCAccgcccccgcccaccccccacGTCCCCGCTCCAGACTTGGCAGCGGCTGCTTGCCCTCGGAGGACGCGGCTGCGCCAGCCACTGACATCAGCCAATGTTCCCGCCACCGCCGACTCACGACGGGAACACCGAGGCCCTGCCCGTGGCCCCCGCCCTGCCAGCCCCGGGCCCCCACCCCGTCAGCAGCCCTGCCCGTGGCCCCCACCCGCCAGCAGCCCCGGGCCCCCACCCCCTCAGCAGCCCTGCCCGTGGCCCCCACCCCGCCAGCAGCCCCGGGCCCCCACCCCGCCAGCAGCCCCGGGCCCCCACCCCGCCAGCAGCCCCGGGACCCTACCCCGCCAGCAGCCCTGCCCGtggcccccacccccgccagcagccccgggcccccaccccgccagcagccccgggcccccacccctgccagcagCCCCCGGCCCCCACCTCCGCCAGCAGCCCCGGGCCCCCACCCCGCCAGCAGCCCTGCCCgtggcccccaccccaccagcagCCCCggggcccccacccccgccagcaGCCCTCGGCCCCCACCCCGCCAGCAGCTCTGCCCGTGGCCCCCACCCCGCCAGCAGCCCCGGGCCCCCAACCCGCCAGCAGCCCCGGGCCCCCACCCCGCCAGCAGCCCTGCCCGTGGCCCCCACCCCGCCAGCAGCCCCGGGCCCCCACCCCGCCAGCAGCTCTGCCCGTGGCCCCCACCCCGCCAGCAGCCCCGGGCCCCCAACCCGCCAGCAGCCCTGCCTGTGGCCCCCACCCCGTCAGCAGCCCCGGGCCCCCACCCCGCCAGCAGCCCTGCCCGTGGCCCCCACCCCGTCAGCAGCCCCGGGCCCCCACCCCGCCAGCAGCCCTGCCCGTGGCCCCCACCCCGCCAGCAGCCCCGGGCCCCCACCCCGCCAGCAGCCCTGCCCGTGGCCCCCACCCTGTCAGCAGCCCCgggcccccacccccgccagcaGCCCTGCCCGTGGCCCCCACCCCGCCAGCAACCCCTGACCCCCACCCCGCCAGCAGCCCCGGGCCCCCACCCTGCCAGCAGCCCTGCCCGTGGCCCCCACCCCGTCAGCAGCCCCGGGCCCCCACCCCGCCAGcaacccccagcccccaccccgccagcaacccccagcccccaccccgccagcagcccccagcccccaccccatcagCAGCCCCGGGCCCCCACCCCATCAGCAGCCCCGGGCCCCCACCCCGCCAGCAGCCCCGGGCCCCCACCCCATCAGCAGCCCT GCCGAGCCAGCTTCTTCCGCGCGGAGGACGGCTACTGTGCAGCCCTGGCGCCCTCCAAGCCTTCTCTCGGGAGCCAG TCTCACCCCTTCTCGCCGCTTCCGGCCTCGGTGGTCCCTTCCCGAGCCCCAGCCCCCTGCTGTTTGCCTCCTGCCTCCGGCCTGGCCCCGCTGCTCCCGGCGCTGGCAGCAGCCGCCCTTCAGCATGCGTCGTCCG CCCCGTGTCCCGGGCTGGGCCGAGAGGCAGCCCGCTTGGCGCCTGGCGCGCTCCCTGAGGGCTCCCACCGTCCTGCGGGGTCACTGAAGGCAGCCCCGGAGTCCCTCATTGCTGCGCCGCCGGGGGCCGCCCTGGCCGAGAGCCCGCCCACGTGTGAAGTGCTTCCTGGCGGAGCCTCCGGGGACGTCCCGCGGGCTGCCGCCGTGCAGCGCACGGAGGAGCAGGCTTCCTTCTGGGCTCATCCGCCAGGGCCTCGGGTCACCCTCCAGCTGGGACAGGAAGCCTGA
- the GPR20 gene encoding G-protein coupled receptor 20 encodes MAAPNATAAAWAPNASGPEGPLLHLFARLDEDLHAAFPGLWLALMAVHGAIFLAGLVLNGLALYVFCCRTRAKTPSVIYTINLAVTDLLVGLSLPTRFAVFYGMRGCLRCAFPHVFGYFLNMHCSILFLTCICVDRYLAIVRPDGAQRWRQPTCAKATCALVWLAAGAVTLSVLGVAAGGRPCCRVFALTVLEFLLPLLVISVFTGRVVCALSRPGLLRQGRQRRVRAVQLLLTVLVIFLVCFTPFHARQVAVALWPGMPRPVSLVAYHVAVTLSSLNSCMDPVVYCFVTSGFQATVRGLFRRRGAEREPSSGDAASVHKSVKGAAHPILGASPRALPLALANGPRA; translated from the coding sequence ATGGCGGCCCCCAACGCCACGGCGGCGGCGTGGGCCCCCAACGCCAGCGGGCCGGAGGGGCCCCTGCTGCACCTGTTTGCCCGGCTGGACGAGGACCTGCACGCGGCCTTCCCGGGCCTGTGGCTGGCGCTGATGGCAGTGCACGGCGCCATCTTCCTGGCGGGGCTGGTGCTCAACGGGCTCGCGCTCTACGTCTTCTGCTGCCGCACGCGGGCCAAGACGCCGTCCGTCATCTACACCATCAACCTGGCGGTGACGGACCTGCTGGTGGGCCTGTCGCTGCCCACGCGCTTCGCCGTCTTCTACGGCATGCGCGGCTGCCTGCGCTGCGCCTTCCCGCACGTCTTCGGCTACTTCCTCAACATGCACTGCTCCATCCTCTTCCTCACCTGCATCTGCGTGGACCGCTACCTGGCCATCGTGCGGCCCGACGGCGCCCAGCGCTGGCGCCAGCCCACCTGCGCCAAGGCCACGTGCGCACTCGTGTGGCTGGCGGCGGGCGCCGTGACGCTGTCGGTGCTGGGCGTGGCGGCGGGCGGCCGGCCCTGCTGCCGCGTCTTCGCGCTGACCGTCCTCGAGTTCCTGCTGCCGCTGCTGGTCATCAGCGTGTTCACGGGCCGCGTCGTGTGCGCGCTGTCGCGCCCGGGCCTGCTGCGCCAGGGCCGCCAGCGCCGCGTGCGGGCCGTGCAGCTGCTGCTGACGGTGCTCGTCATCTTCCTGGTCTGCTTCACGCCCTTCCACGCCCGCCAGGTGGCCGTGGCGCTGTGGCCCGGCATGCCGCGCCCCGTGAGCCTCGTGGCCTACCACGTGGCCGTCACGCTCAGCAGCCTCAACAGCTGCATGGACCCCGTCGTCTACTGCTTCGTCACCAGCGGCTTCCAGGCCACGGTCCGCGGCCTCTTCCGCCGGCGTGGGGCAGAGCGCGAGCCCAGCAGCGGCGACGCGGCCAGCGTGCACAAGAGCGTCAAGGGTGCTGCCCACCCCATCCTGGGGGCCAGCCCCCGCGCTCTCCCGCTGGCCCTGGCTAATGGGCCCCGGGCATAG